In the Phaseolus vulgaris cultivar G19833 chromosome 7, P. vulgaris v2.0, whole genome shotgun sequence genome, one interval contains:
- the LOC137829959 gene encoding zinc finger protein GAI-ASSOCIATED FACTOR 1-like, with the protein MSNISGDEGSLSSANTVEEVHQESEQQQPQNRHGSSSGACNTNSSTSQQQQQQSTKKKRNLPGTPDPNAEVIALSPTTLMATNRFVCEICNKGFQRDQNLQLHRRGHNLPWKLRQRPSNEVKKRVYVCPEPSCVHHNPARALGDLTGIKKHYSRKHGEKKWKCDKCSKRYAVQSDWKAHQKTCGTREYKCDCGTIFARRDSFITHRAFCDALTEENNRVNPSLTTGASMTPSLQNELQDLMATMPLSTSPNNAVPEFNSNYDPSKSPLKTLSQQHLVPMPFKSMSMRGCMSSTTSGTLFGGPKNVSLPSSSTLQLSTNNSHTFNYFQDSKNAAASAHMSATALLQKAAQMGAAATNNSINSPTMMQKSFVSGMTGPDPNHNPSSYDPFHPPHSDDQSHMAGISGAGAFTNQFFYKGQQEISVILDSNTSDMGIFGAMFMGNEHNQGVMKNVEQEVGANGSGLIHRRDVSEGNPMGDSRFGGGDMTRVHDFLGVGGATSRAGSLHETQKQQQQSLELEALTHQRLQMINHFHHHLPHGDSAMEKSIWDI; encoded by the exons atgtcaaatattTCAGGTGATGAAGGAAGTTTGTCCTCAGCAAACACTGTGGAAGAAGTTCATCAAGAAAGCGAGCAGCAGCAACCTCAAAACCGGCATGGCTCAAGCTCTGGTGCTTGCAACACCAATAGCTCAACTTCCCAACAGCAGCAGCAACAGTCTACCAAGAAGAAAAGAAACCTACCTGGAACCCCAG ATCCGAATGCTGAAGTTATTGCTTTATCACCAACCACATTAATGGCAACAAATAGATTCGTTTGTGAGATCTGCAACAAAGGGTTTCAGAGGGACCAAAACCTTCAGTTGCACCGCAGAGGTCACAATCTTCCATGGAAACTGAGGCAAAGACCAAGCAATGAGGTGAAGAAACGGGTTTATGTGTGCCCTGAGCCCTCATGCGTCCACCACAACCCAGCTCGAGCATTAGGAGACCTCACTGGCATAAAAAAGCATTACAGCAGAAAACATGGTGAAAAGAAATGGAAATGTGACAAGTGCTCTAAAAGATATGCAGTCCAATCTGATTGGAAGGCACACCAGAAAACCTGTGGCACCAGGGAATACAAATGTGATTGTGGGACCATATTTGCCAG AAGAGACAGCTTTATCACACACAGGGCCTTTTGTGACGCATTAACCGAAGAAAACAATCGAGTAAACCCTTCATTAACCACTGGGGCTAGCATGACACCAAGCTTGCAAAATGAACTGCAGGACCTCATGGCCACAATGCCTCTAAGCACTAGTCCCAACAACGCAGTACCCGAATTCAACAGCAACTACGACCCTAGTAAGAGCCCACTCAAAACCCTATCCCAACAACATCTTGTCCCAATGCCATTCAAGTCCATGAGCATGAGGGGTTGCATGTCCTCTACCACTTCAGGTACACTCTTTGGTGGTCCAAAAAATGTGTCACTTCCCTCATCCTCCACCCTTCAACTCAGCACCAACAACTCACATACCTTCAATTACTTCCAAGACAGCAAAAACGCTGCTGCATCAGCTCACATGTCTGCCACAGCTTTATTGCAGAAAGCAGCCCAAATGGGTGCCGCTGCAACTAATAATAGCATTAACTCTCCCACCATGATGCAGAAAAGCTTTGTTAGTGGCATGACTGGTCCTGACCCCAACCATAATCCTTCTTCCTATGACCCCTTCCATCCTCCACACTCTGATGATCAATCTCACATGGCTGGGATTAGTGGTGCTGGAGCCTTCACCAACCAATTTTTTTACAAGGGGCAACAAGAGATATCAGTAATACTTGATTCAAACACTAGTGATATGGGAATTTTCGGTGCAATGTTCATGGGAAATGAGCACAACCAAGGCGTGATGAAGAACGTGGAGCAAGAGGTTGGTGCTAATGGTTCAGGTTTGATTCATAGAAGAGATGTATCAGAAGGAAATCCAATGGGGGATTCAAGGTTTGGAGGTGGTGACATGACAAGGGTCCATGATTTCTTGGGTGTTGGGGGTGCAACTTCAAGGGCAGGAAGTTTGCATGAAACACAGAAACAACAACAGCAAAGTTTGGAGTTAGAGGCATTAACCCACCAGAGGTTACAAATGATTAatcactttcaccaccaccTTCCACATGGGGATTCTGCTATGGAGAAGTCCATTTGGGACATTTGA
- the LOC137829618 gene encoding metal tolerance protein 2, with protein sequence MGFRLRNLNPIYRTYITRLSSSNSPSPLLESLNCPPLQSCLIENPAFKIPKRWHLGHSHHDEHDRRHKEGENIFRLGLAADICLATGKAFTGYLSGSTAIIADAAHSISDVVLSGIALVSFKVAKAPRDKEHPYGHGKFETLGALGISCMLLATGGGIAWHAVDILMGLFSPGPEMVSQALTHGHSHEHGGHHHGIDMDHPILALNMTIVSIGVKEGLYWVTKQAGEKQGSGLMKANAWHHRADAISSVVALIGVGGSILGVKFLDPLAGLLVSGMILKAGAESGYQSVLELVDAAIPAQQLDPIKQTILQVDGVKGCHRLRGRRAGSYLYLDVNIEVDPFSSVSAAHDIGENVRHQIHKSHPTVVEIFIHIDPAMSHASPCTTDQQDSWIGDMDHHSIVPAEDSNIKGIVSDIISSKFPQMSVERITRHMFQSKIVLQIEVSMAPDIPIRDAMEMAQHAEKEILKAVSNTIHVGIQLRLGQPFPQTNHT encoded by the exons ATGGGGTTTAGATTGAGAAATCTGAATCCCATATACCGAACATACATTACACGCCTTTCCTCTTCGAATTCCCCCTCTCCCCTCTTGGAATCGCTTAATTGCCCTCCGTTACAGTCCTGTTTAATCGAAAATCCCGCATTCAAAATCCCAAAGAGATGGCATTTGGGTCATTCCCACCACGATGAACACGATCGCCGCCACAAGGAGGGAGAGAATATTTTCCGCTTGGGTCTCGCCGCCGACATCTGTTTAGCCACCGGAAAAGCCTTCACCGGCTATCTTTCCGGGAGCACCGCCATTATCGCAGATGCTGCTCATTCCATATCTGATGTG GTTCTTAGTGGCATAGCTTTGGTTTCTTTCAAGGTTGCCAAGGCGCCTAGAGATAAAGAACATCCATATG GACATGGTAAATTTGAGACTTTAGGAGCTCTTGGAATCTCTTGCATGCTTTTGGCTACTGGAGGTGGCATTGCGTGGCATGCTGTAGACATTTTGATG GGATTGTTCTCACCTGGTCCCGAAATGGTTAGCCAGGCATTAACACATGGGCATAGCCACGAGCATGGTGGACATCATCATGGAATTGACATGGATCATCCCATCCTTGCTTTGAATATGACTATTGTGTCAATAGGCGTTAAAGAAGG GCTTTACTGGGTAACAAAACAAGCTGGTGAGAAGCAAGGTAGTGGACTAATGAAAGCAAATGCATGGCACCATCGTGCAGATGCAATTTCATCAGTAGTTGCTCTCATTGGCGTTG GAGGATCTATTCTTGGAGTGAAGTTTCTAGATCCCCTTGCTGGACTTCTCGTCTCAGGCATGATTTTGAAAGCTGGAGCTGAAAGTGGTTACCAAAG TGTCTTGGAATTGGTTGATGCTGCAATCCCGGCTCAGCAGTTGGATCCTATTAAACAAACAATATTGCAAGTTGATGGTGtcaag GGGTGCCATCGTTTAAGAGGTAGAAGAGCTGGTTCATATCTGTATCTTGATGTAAATATTGAG GTTGATCCTTTTTCTAGTGTCAGTGCTGCACATGACATTGGTGAAAATGTTCGTCATCAAATTCACAAGTCTCACCCTACTGTGGTTGAAATTTTTATACACATAG ATCCTGCAATGTCACATGCTTCTCCCTGCACAACAGATCAGCAAGATAGTTGGATTGGAGACATGGACCATCACAGTATTGTTCCTGCTGAGGATAGTAACATTAAAGGAATTGTTTCTGACATCATCTCATCAAAATTCCCCCAG ATGTCAGTTGAGCGCATAACACGCCACATGTTTCAAAGCAAGATAGTTCTTCAAATTGAGGTTTCCATGGCACCTGATATCCCAATTCG GGATGCAATGGAAATGGCACAGCACGCAGAGAAAGAGATTTTGAAGGCTGTCTCGAATACAATTCATGTTGGCATTCAGCTACGTTTGGGGCAACCATTCCCACAGACCAATCATACTTAG